A window of Gemmatimonadota bacterium contains these coding sequences:
- a CDS encoding YifB family Mg chelatase-like AAA ATPase has translation MLARLTSAAVAGVEAYPVAVEVHLAAGLPGMSVVGLPHSAVREGRERVVAAVRNSGFEAPPRKVTVNLAPADVPKEGSALDLPIAVGLLVASGQVPAPALDHCFAGELGLDGALRPVRGAVAAAVCCAREGLKTLILPERAAQEAAVVPGVRVLSATDLRGVVAHLQGRRALPVAAPPPAPRPARRADLADVRAQELAKRALEIAAAGGHNLLLVGPPGAGKSMLAVRLPPILPDLAPDEALDVARIHSAAGSPRLGLDRRPPFRSPHHSISDAGLVGGGSGPRPGEISLAHHGVLFLDELPEFRRAALEALRQPLEAGVVHVVRVRASAAFPARVQLVAAMNPCPCGYLGDGRDRCLCAESDLRRYRARISGPLLDRIDLRVEVPLLDADQLREQPSATSARDASSEKTVRRSTASVAERVAGARARQTRRQGRALNAALDPRALARHCALGDESWRVISAAMNRLALSPRAYHRILRVARTIADLAGAGGIARAHVAEALQYRGAGVALS, from the coding sequence GTGCTCGCGCGCCTCACCAGCGCCGCGGTCGCAGGAGTCGAAGCGTATCCAGTTGCCGTGGAGGTGCATCTGGCGGCTGGGCTCCCCGGCATGAGCGTCGTGGGTCTGCCCCACAGCGCGGTACGAGAGGGCCGCGAGCGGGTGGTCGCGGCGGTGCGCAACAGCGGCTTCGAGGCGCCCCCCAGGAAGGTGACGGTCAACCTCGCGCCCGCCGACGTCCCCAAGGAAGGGAGCGCGCTGGACCTGCCGATCGCGGTCGGGCTGCTGGTGGCCAGCGGCCAGGTTCCCGCGCCGGCGCTCGACCACTGCTTCGCCGGCGAGCTCGGGCTGGACGGGGCGCTCCGGCCGGTCCGAGGCGCCGTCGCCGCGGCGGTGTGCTGCGCGCGCGAAGGGCTGAAAACGCTGATTCTTCCCGAACGCGCGGCCCAAGAGGCGGCGGTCGTGCCGGGGGTTCGCGTGCTGTCGGCGACCGACCTGCGCGGCGTGGTGGCGCACCTGCAGGGCCGTCGAGCTTTGCCCGTCGCCGCACCGCCTCCCGCGCCGCGCCCGGCGCGCCGGGCCGACCTGGCCGACGTGCGCGCCCAGGAACTCGCCAAGCGCGCCCTCGAGATAGCCGCGGCGGGCGGACACAACCTGCTGCTGGTGGGTCCACCGGGCGCGGGCAAGTCCATGCTGGCCGTGAGGCTGCCACCCATCCTCCCCGACCTGGCGCCCGACGAGGCGCTGGACGTAGCGCGCATCCACTCAGCGGCGGGCTCGCCTCGACTGGGCCTGGACCGCCGGCCGCCGTTCCGCAGCCCGCACCACTCCATCTCGGACGCCGGCCTGGTCGGCGGAGGCTCCGGCCCGCGGCCGGGCGAGATCTCGCTGGCCCACCACGGCGTGCTCTTCCTGGACGAGCTGCCGGAGTTTCGCCGCGCCGCCCTCGAGGCGCTGCGGCAACCGCTCGAGGCCGGAGTCGTCCACGTGGTGCGCGTGCGCGCGTCGGCGGCGTTTCCGGCGCGCGTGCAGCTCGTCGCGGCGATGAACCCGTGCCCGTGCGGCTACCTGGGGGACGGCCGCGATCGCTGCCTGTGCGCCGAGTCGGACCTGCGCCGCTATCGGGCGCGGATCTCCGGGCCCCTCCTGGACCGGATCGACCTGCGGGTTGAGGTGCCGTTGCTGGACGCCGACCAGCTCAGGGAGCAGCCGTCCGCAACGTCCGCTCGCGACGCGTCCAGTGAGAAGACCGTCCGGCGGTCCACCGCGTCCGTCGCCGAGCGGGTCGCGGGAGCACGCGCCAGGCAGACGCGCCGTCAGGGCAGGGCGCTGAACGCCGCTCTGGACCCGCGCGCGCTGGCCCGCCACTGTGCCCTGGGGGACGAATCCTGGCGGGTCATCTCCGCCGCCATGAACCGGCTCGCGCTGTCGCCGCGCGCCTACCACCGCATCCTGCGCGTCGCGCGCACGA